Proteins from one Anastrepha obliqua isolate idAnaObli1 chromosome 2, idAnaObli1_1.0, whole genome shotgun sequence genomic window:
- the LOC129238812 gene encoding coiled-coil-helix-coiled-coil-helix domain-containing protein 10, mitochondrial, translating to MVRRGRSASPPPATRRSVPTHHAPAPTPNVPARTAPAAAPVPVQAAPSAVGAPQQPSMFQQMAATAGGVAVGSAVGHTIGAGLTGLFSGSGDKEAAAPAAAPAAPAQQQYFGNAAQPNEPQGPCTWEIKQFLQCAQGQSDLTLCEGFNEALRQCKTQHHLQ from the exons atggtacGACGTGGACGTTCAGCTAGCCCACCACCAGCCACCAGGAG GTCTGTGCCTACACATCATGCgccagctccaacaccaaaTGTGCCAGCACGCACTGCTCCGGCTGCAGCACCAGTTCCTGTGCAAGCAGCACCCAGTGCCGTCGGTGCACCACAACAGCCCTCAATGTTCCAGCAGATGGCAGCTACCGCTGGCGGCGTAGCTGTTGGTTCAGCAGTG GGTCACACCATTGGCGCTGGTCTAACTGGGCTGTTCAGCGGTTCTGGTGATAAAGAGGCAGCTGCTCCTGCTGCCGCACCAGCTGCTCCAgcccaacaacaatattttggtaATGCTGCTCAGCCCAACGAGCCACAAGGGCCATGTACTTGGGAGATTAAACAGTTCCTGCAATGCGCTCAAGGCCAATCTGACTTGACACTCTGCGAGGGTTTCAACGAAGCACTGCGACAGTGCAAGACTCAACATCACTTGCAGTAA
- the LOC129238614 gene encoding uncharacterized protein CG1552 isoform X2, whose amino-acid sequence MKYFSCLLILMFLGACAAFGQYHMRHYNSRQVDSSEEDDRNSVLRSYRRCMWEQSKFLPRRLVLLSLCANLFCENNQIVPRSSCLDILPEQCEQGDEEELMYKPFPDCCPVYCNLKRRMQRLKTMHYRHRKLLNLQHQQAQSDLILGNYNVDDLSFR is encoded by the exons atGAAATATTTTAGTTGTTTACTAATTTTAATGTTCCTTGGCGCTTGTGCTGCCTTTGGTCAATATCACATGCGACACTATAACAGCCGACAGGTGGATTCTAGCGAGGAAGATGACAGGAATTCTGTGTTGC gTTCATATCGCCGTTGCATGTGGGAGCAATCGAAATTCCTGCCACGTCGTCTAGTGCTGCTCAGCTTGTGTGCGAATTTGTTTTGTGAGAATAATCAAATCGTACCACGTTCCAG CTGTCTGGATATATTACCCGAACAATGCGAGCAAGGCGATGAGGAGGAGCTGATGTATAAACCCTTTCCGGATTGCTGTCCAGTCTATTGCAATTTGAAGCGTCGCATGCAACGCTTGAAAACAATGCATTACAGGCACCGTAAGCTATTGAATTTGCAACACCAACAAGCACAGTCAGACTTGATCCTGGGCAACTACAATGTGGATGATCTAAGTTTTAGATAA
- the LOC129238614 gene encoding uncharacterized protein CG1552 isoform X1, with the protein MKYFSCLLILMFLGACAAFGQYHMRHYNSRQVDSSEEDDRNSVLRSYRRCMWEQSKFLPRRLVLLSLCANLFCENNQIVPRSRSIFVVEKMSRPNDCLDILPEQCEQGDEEELMYKPFPDCCPVYCNLKRRMQRLKTMHYRHRKLLNLQHQQAQSDLILGNYNVDDLSFR; encoded by the exons atGAAATATTTTAGTTGTTTACTAATTTTAATGTTCCTTGGCGCTTGTGCTGCCTTTGGTCAATATCACATGCGACACTATAACAGCCGACAGGTGGATTCTAGCGAGGAAGATGACAGGAATTCTGTGTTGC gTTCATATCGCCGTTGCATGTGGGAGCAATCGAAATTCCTGCCACGTCGTCTAGTGCTGCTCAGCTTGTGTGCGAATTTGTTTTGTGAGAATAATCAAATCGTACCACGTTCCAGGTCTATTTTTGTAGTGGAAAAGATGTCTAGACCCAACGA CTGTCTGGATATATTACCCGAACAATGCGAGCAAGGCGATGAGGAGGAGCTGATGTATAAACCCTTTCCGGATTGCTGTCCAGTCTATTGCAATTTGAAGCGTCGCATGCAACGCTTGAAAACAATGCATTACAGGCACCGTAAGCTATTGAATTTGCAACACCAACAAGCACAGTCAGACTTGATCCTGGGCAACTACAATGTGGATGATCTAAGTTTTAGATAA